In Notamacropus eugenii isolate mMacEug1 chromosome 1, mMacEug1.pri_v2, whole genome shotgun sequence, one genomic interval encodes:
- the CBLN4 gene encoding LOW QUALITY PROTEIN: cerebellin-4 (The sequence of the model RefSeq protein was modified relative to this genomic sequence to represent the inferred CDS: inserted 1 base in 1 codon), with product MSSLKDKGNRGSERAKGKTLTLNHRTGGSVCYAAAAATAAAAVAAAAAATATAVPVPAPAPAPDLGFGWFQSSXVLGGSEPTLGSACRLKPRSLRMGSGSQALSIVPAVLLALTLPGLPVWAQNDTEPIVLEGKCLVVCDSNPATDAKGSSSSPLGISVRAANSKVAFSAVRSTNHEPSEMSNKTRIIYFDQILVNVGNFFTLESVFVAPRKGIYSFSFHVIKVYQSQTIQVNLMLNGKPVISAFAGDKDVTREAATNGVLLYLDKEDKVYLKLEKGNLVGGWQYSTFSGFLVFPL from the exons ATGAGCTCCTTAAAGGACAAAGGTAACAGAGGGAGCGAGAGAGCTAAAGGGAAGACTTTGACTTTAAACCACAGAACTGGTGGAAGTGTGTGCtacgctgctgctgctgctactgctgctgctgctgttgctgctgctgcagctgctacTGCCACCGCTGTTCCGGTTCCCGCTCCCGCACCCGCTCCTGATCTTGGTTTTGGTTGGTTTCAGAGCT CCGTTCTGGGAGGTAGTGAGCCAACGCTGGGGAGCGCCTGCCGGCTGAAGCCGAGGTCGCTCAGGATGGGCTCCGGGAGCCAGGCGCTGTCCATCGTCCCAGCGGTTCTCCTAGCCCTGACTCTGCCCGGGCTGCCTGTGTGGGCGCAGAACGACACTGAACCCATAGTCCTGGAGGGCAAGTGTTTGGTGGTATGCGACTCTAATCCGGCTACAGACGCCAAGGgctcttcctcatctcccctGGGAATCTCAGTCCGGGCAGCCAACTCCAAGGTTGCCTTTTCTGCCGTGAGGAGCACCAACCACGAACCATCGGAGATGAGTAACAAGACACGCATTATTTACTTCGATCAG ATCCTAGTAAATGTGGGCAATTTTTTCACATTGGAGTCTGTCTTTGTAGCACCAAGGAAAGGAATTTACAGTTTCAGTTTTCATGTAATCAAGGTCTATCAGAGCCAAACAATCCAg GTTAATCTGATGCTAAATGGAAAACCAGTAATTTCTGCATTCGCTGGAGACAAAGATGTTACACGTGAAGCTGCTACTAATGGAGTCCTGCTTTACCTAGATAAAGAAGATAAGGTTTACCTGAAACTGGAGAAAGGTAATCTTGTTGGAGGATGGCAGTATTCTACGTTTTCTGGCTTTCTGGTATTCCCCCTATAA